The nucleotide sequence AAAGTCTCCTTCAGCTGTCGCGATACCGGTGATCACCATCGCAGAGTCACCGGTGACGACAGAGGAGCCTGTGGCGAAACTAGTCCCAGATGAGATGGTAAAACCTAAACGAACTAGAGCAAAGCTGGTGCGTCGCAAGCTGCTCGTAGATGAGGTCGACGAGAGCCCAAAAGATGAAAACCAGCAGCCTGCACCGGTCAAGAAGCGAAGCACGAGACTGGCCAGCAAGACTAGTGGAAACTAGGCTTGTCAAGAGAATTTTTCATGTGATGGGATCGAATGTGTCATCGATGTGTCGACAATAATTCATAAGAACTtgcaaaaacttttaaaactgAGCTTTTGTTAGCACGCcgttttgaataatttacacAAAATATTGCCGAGAGATGAGTTTTAACTCAGAAACGAAACGGATGTGCCGAAAGCTCAAAGATTGCTGAAATTAGACTGCGGATcatgtataattattttaatgcaatCGAAATAATGAATGCTCAAAGCTTATGTTCGATTGCTCTCGAATTAGTAGTGCATGATATTTCCTTCAAGCAGTTTTCTATGGAAATTATATGAAGGTGATTTTATAGTGccaattatttatacatatataaaaatgaaCTGTGAAAAGAATACTGAAGCTCAATTTATTTAAGAAATCGTTTTAACAAATTTGTAATATAGCAAAACGATGCGtctcaaatatttttaatgtgTACTTCTTAATTAGCGTAtgataacgtttttttttttgcttttaacattcaaatgaaatttctcagaaaaatctataaataaattacaataatacTTGTTAAAACGTTATTAATTACTACATCCTGAATATATCTTACACATaaacattttgtaaaaaaaaaaccgcatATCACAGAATAACTGGACTGACCACGTTAATTATCATTTCGACTGCGCAAGCTCCATCAGAGCTAGGGCAGCTATCCACCTCTTCTTGTCCTCTTGAATGGACTTGACAATTTTATTCTTACTGAGAAACGTCGACGAAAGATCCGCTTTGTTTTTAACAACTTTCCGATTTCTCCTATACTGCTTCAGTGTACCCTATTTACGATATTTTCGCATTGCACCAAAAGATTTTTATAACGAATATTCGAAATGTTCAAAACGCTTACATTGGTCTCTGAAATATGAAACCCATTTTGCATGTCCTTTAAAGCACCATCATTCGAACTGTTGGTTTGTAGCAATTTCTTGGCCGGTTGGTACTCAAGGCAGAGGTTCCGTAGCCAGCTGCTCTTCAGATTGATGTCGTCGGTGTTCTCGTCTATGGTTAACGTTGGTTGTGATTGCGACTGAGGGATACGTGCTTTTGTAGTTGCAGCTGCATAAGTATGGTCCAGCCGATGATGGTTATCACTGCCGTAGTTGTGACGAGATTTCGTTCTCGCGGTTCGACATCGTGATAAGGTGCGCTGTCGAGTCGGTCGAGGTGTCTGGCTTTTTTCTGCGAAATTTCCCAAAGGATATGGCTTACATTTTCTAAAAGATTTTAAATGTCATTGATTTTGTTGTgactttttaatataaaagataTCTATCAAGGCCATTAAGTGctattaatttcaaaagttaataatataaaactattaactttcaacattttttaaatttaatatcaCTTTATAGTTATGAATTAATCTGTCTATTGTTAATTAAGGTTAAGTTTAAGAACaaacctttttttaaattgttctTAGCCAAGACATCCTCCTTGCACAACTGACACTTATCGCAAACGCACGATTTGCAACTCGAAGCTATCTGCATCATCAAGCAGTTAATGACtcaaattttaactttaaccAAAAAATGCATTAGGTGCTTCGAAACCTCGTGTACTATAAAGCCACACGGAGTGATTTCCTCGCGTTTCAAACTCGATCGTCAGTGGTTTGTTTAAGGAtatattttccaaaatttgCATAGTCTAGATTTTCGGAGATTCAAATAAGTTCGCCAATTTGACGTCATAGACATGCGGCGGACATTTATGGGTGTGTTCAGAATTGGAATGCGTCAGTTAGCAGTATAGCTGTCATGTTGGTATTAACTGAcgtaaaaacgtaaaaaattaGTGATTCTTCGCACACATATACGCATATGTGGCCAGGGCCAAATCGTTCCAGTTCAAACGTTAGTTAGAGGGGGGGGGAGGCGGGTAATATGAAACTTCATTTTTCCATATTTCAGCTAGAGTATACGTGTATGTTGCCTTCGAGTACCTTGTCCAGGTCACTCGGGACTGCTGGAGACTAATATGAATACTAATATGAAACTTCATTTTTCCATATTTCAGCTAGAGTATACGTGTATGTTGCCTTCGAGTACCTTGTCCAGGTCACCCGGGACTCCTGATggagacgatgtccaggtgttgCAAACCGAGGAAAAGTGCATATTACGGACAAATGAAAAGCAAATCCTATGTGATTTTTTTCGGTGTATACAACACCTGAACATCACACAATAAGGAGTCCCGGGTGACCTGGACAAGATACTTGAAGGCAACgcatatatacacgtatacctggacatcgtctccTGGCCGGGTGACCTCAAACAGATACTTGAAGGCAACATAGACACATATACTATGGCTGAAATATGGAAAAATCAAGGTCCATATTTTCTCGGTGTGcaacacctggacatcgtctccAGGAGTCCCGGGTGACCTGGACAAGATAGTCAGAGGTAACATACACGTATACTCTAGCTGACATatggaaaaataaagtttcatATTTCCCGCCTCCCCCTCCTCCCTAACTGACGTTTGAACTGGAATGATTTTACGTCAGTTAATACCAACATTACAGCTACTGCTAACTAACACATTCCAATTCGGAACACACCCTATGAGCGTGCACGCGACACGCCGACCAATCACGGCTTTCACAGCTGATCGAGATTtcgtttattattttgaatgtTAGTATTGCCCTGCAGTAAACTATAATTAAACAACATCGAGAAAAATTCTTGGTAGTGCAGAAAAATGCGACAACCATTCTGATGATGTTGCGCGAAAAATTTTTGTCTCGTCGATGATGACTTTTTACTTgagaaaatcaataaaatctaTATATTGTATCCATATATAGTATATGAATATGAAGGGAAATTTCGGAGCCAAATTGCTGCCATCTTTGGAAAAGTTTGTTTTCGGAAAACGTTGATTATTTCTTAGTGAACTCAAAAACATCGCGAATGTGCccgaaaacaaataataaaacgatGATAAGTATTAGGTCGAGGTCGAAATCAAGTTTGAGAAAGCGATGAAGTTACTTACGCTTCTCCGAAAACTGGAATACTTGCACGAAAATAACCTCAGAAAATAACCTCAACCTTAAACACTAAGTGAATGTGAATAAGAACTATGATACTTTGTTGGAAAATAAGAAGACATTTTACGAGGGAACGAGACTTGAAGTAGATTTCAATCTATTCTTGACTGAAAAGACATCGCTATTTTACGCATTATGCAAACGATGGTGAACAATTTTTTGGTTTAAATACTCAATACTTGCAGCTTgtttacatacatttttagtATCTAAAATGGAAGAGTATAGTAAAGTTTCGATTCAAAAGAAGGATACAAacttcattattttcaacatcgAGTCCTCTACGATCAAAGAAAGTACATGTATCGAGTACAGATCTCCAGTGTTTACGTTTAAAGATCATCCCAAGGAAGAATGCTATCTGAGCTTTGTATCAGTATTGTCGAAAGTAAAGATACCTTCTCAAAAAGTGGCTGGCATGACATTACATTTCATTAACAAACAAGGAAGCCAAGAGGAAACATGTACGTATCAAGTAGTAAGCAGCGTTCTCAATAGGCCTGAATTTGGAACGCATGCTTTTCAGAGCCACCGATTCTGTATTAATGAATTAAAACACTGGAAGTTCTTTAGTATTAATGAACTTTCCAAGATAGTTAACAAAAGTGGTATTGTTCAACTGTGTTTTGATGTAACTCGTTTTGCGGATGAAGAAACTGGATCTATCGAGTCTTCCTTCATAACTCAAGATGATGACAAAATGTTGAAGCTTTATTCCTTTGCACAAAATGACGAATACACAGACGTTGTTCTTAAAATTGGGGATGAAGAATTTAAAGCTCATAAAAATATACTGGCTGCTCGTAGTGCAGTATTTGATGCAATGttcaaaagtaaaatgatGGAGGAACAAACGGGTGttataaaagttgaatatttcAAGTCTGAAGTGATAAAAGAAATGCTGTATTATATTTATACCAATAATGTAGAAGATTTGCCAAAGATTTCTCATGATCTGTTCGAAGCTGCACATTTCTATAACTTAATGGATCTAGAAACTTTGTGCATAAATCATATGATATCAAACGTAAACGTAGACAATGTGACTATGTTATTAGAATTGGCTGAAAAATATAACTTGCAAGATGTGCAGTTTCATGTGACCAAGTTTATTAAGAATAATGAAGCATTAGTTATGAAAAACTCAGAATATTTGAGTTACTTGTTATCACGCTTAAGTGTTAAAAATATAGCCAAATGTCTTACATTAGCTGATAAGTATAAACTAAAAGATTTCAAAACTCCACTGAAGGAGTTTGTTAGAGACAACATTAAGCAAGTTATTAAGGACTCAACGTATAGATACTTGTACACCACTAATATGAGTTTAATACTGGAAATAGATGAATTCATTGCTGACCATTATGAAAAGTGAGAAATTTATTTGACAGCTCCTATTAAAATTATGACTTGAAAACTAATATCTTTAAAAGTAATTttctcaataaaaatatttgtatttttgtataaaagaaaaatcgttatttattaatacgaGTCCTATCCAAATAGTGTATGTAAATGCatgataaaatcaaaatcattACATGTAGGAAAAGGTATAgtataagaataataaatttatttataaagtattttttttaatatttcttcaATATTCCTACAAATC is from Nasonia vitripennis strain AsymCx chromosome 1, Nvit_psr_1.1, whole genome shotgun sequence and encodes:
- the LOC100680347 gene encoding speckle-type POZ protein, with the protein product MEEYSKVSIQKKDTNFIIFNIESSTIKESTCIEYRSPVFTFKDHPKEECYLSFVSVLSKVKIPSQKVAGMTLHFINKQGSQEETCTYQVVSSVLNRPEFGTHAFQSHRFCINELKHWKFFSINELSKIVNKSGIVQLCFDVTRFADEETGSIESSFITQDDDKMLKLYSFAQNDEYTDVVLKIGDEEFKAHKNILAARSAVFDAMFKSKMMEEQTGVIKVEYFKSEVIKEMLYYIYTNNVEDLPKISHDLFEAAHFYNLMDLETLCINHMISNVNVDNVTMLLELAEKYNLQDVQFHVTKFIKNNEALVMKNSEYLSYLLSRLSVKNIAKCLTLADKYKLKDFKTPLKEFVRDNIKQVIKDSTYRYLYTTNMSLILEIDEFIADHYEK
- the LOC100680402 gene encoding uncharacterized protein LOC100680402; this encodes MMQIASSCKSCVCDKCQLCKEDVLAKNNLKKEKSQTPRPTRQRTLSRCRTARTKSRHNYGSDNHHRLDHTYAAATTKARIPQSQSQPTLTIDENTDDINLKSSWLRNLCLEYQPAKKLLQTNSSNDGALKDMQNGFHISETNGTLKQYRRNRKVVKNKADLSSTFLSKNKIVKSIQEDKKRWIAALALMELAQSK